One window of Felis catus isolate Fca126 chromosome D4, F.catus_Fca126_mat1.0, whole genome shotgun sequence genomic DNA carries:
- the SNAPC4 gene encoding snRNA-activating protein complex subunit 4 isoform X2: MVYQEVIQERLAEVSLLLAQNREQQEEIMCDLAGSKGPKVKDGKSLPPNLYIGHFMKPYFKDRVTGVGPPANEDTREKAAQGIKAFEELLVTKWKNWEKALLRRSVVSDRLQRLLQPKLLKLEYLHQKRSRVTSEAERQVLEKQSREAEKEVRDIRELPEETLLGNRLDGHDWEKISNINFEGGRSAEEIRKFWQNCEHPSINKQEWSGPEVEQLKAIAAKHGHLQWQKIAKELGTGRSAFQCLQKYQQHNRALKRREWTPEEDHLLTQLVQEMRVGSHIPYRRIVYYMEGRDSMQLIYRWTKSLDPNLKKGLWAPEEDAKLLRAVAKYGEQDWFKIREEVPGRSDAQCRDRYLRRLHFGLKKGRWSAKEEEKLMELIEKYGVGHWAKIASELPHRTGSQCLSKWKIMVRKKQSRGRRRRRRPLRSVRWSSSSEDGSDGGSSSSSSSSSSSRDSEGSEPEEAPEARAGGQVLPSAQHAVPDMDLWVPARQGTSGPCAGGAWGRPGRPAASPSPPRGTSGVDAGPAAWPAASAPAQEAGRAHAPSGTRSSSASAVGCPGSADAAPSGSEVPADESGSRLLRVPLETVLQVLRTNTAYRCRTLKKKLRQPGLLGPSVGAGPSDRAVAGPCVRQLWHRTIGNRQRWRGHSLQRRLLERQLLMAVSPWVGDIVLPCTPRRPAAAHTRADGIRKQLQDAHLASTPVFTLFIQLFQIDTAGCMEVVRERKAQPPALLQTGTRDPVPGLLPVPSSTRNATGHSFRSVPAREAAKQSASLKGSRGLQPCHAESGPRAPPPAPRGPRPKPKTVSELLREKRLREARARKAAPGAVVLPPQLLLSSPLALQPRLPVAPHGPSASGLAVTASVLSRPSAPAATEPCPSGSRASAEDGGPSTLPVLAGALASTEAAPAASMVPVLGPSQVPVNCHRGGPGQSQAPAATQKQGLPEAPPFLPVVPSPSQLPVQPICPTPAVGTPERGPQVVAGTPLPVTWVLTAQGLLPVPTVVGLPGPAGTSDSKGLSVALSSSLPGTQIGQGPGLPGPNHPWQPPTSRDTDSDPPSKTDPPGLPMPHQSQGSMEVDRDGAHGPAGGSFPGEAQVAGDTAVSGAPSQATLLADHPEAKSPRPSQPPLRGGTGPGSGPGGTAGSTLRPERLGEPLGLERPPPPRPGPERGALDLDLVSQEGEAVVREWLRGRRGVSVPPLGGGLPYQPPALCSLRALSALLLQKAALERRAASLVPGGAGALHASLGQVRRWLRDSPAYLLLKARFLAAFTLPALLATLSPDGVPTTLSVATRADPESEDDLGLEESELTDGCSTSGPRAGPAAATPIQGAPDPGESSASSCLDSSDNLDVLRTRHSWHARKRRRLV; encoded by the exons ATGGTCTACCAGGAGGTCATCCAGGAGAGGCTGGCGGAGGTCAGCCTCCTGCTGGCCCAGAACCGGGAGCAGCAG GAGGAGATCATGTGTGACCTGGCAGGGTCCAAAGGCCCCAAGGTGAAAGACGGCAAGAGTCTGCCCCCGAATCTGTACATAGGGCACTTCATGAAGCCCTACTTCAAGGACAGGGTCACCGGAGTG GGGCCTCCAGCCAACGAAGACACGCGGGAGAAGGCCGCCCAGGGCATCAAGGCTTTCGAGGAGCTCCTGGTGACTAAGT GGAAAAACTGGGAGAAGGCCTTGCTCAGAAGGTCAGTGGTGAGCGACCGCCTACAGCGCCTGCTTCAGCCCAAGTTACTGAA GCTTGAATACTTGCACCAGAAACGGAGTAGGGTGACCagtgaggcagagaggcaggTCCTGGAGAAGCAGAGCAGAGAGGCGGAGAAGGAGGTCCGGGACATCCG GGAGCTCCCAGAGGAGACCTTGCTGGGGAACAGGCTGGACGGCCACGACTGGGAGAAGATCTCCAACATTAAC TTCGAGGGCGGCCGCAGTGCAGAGGAGATCCGGAAGTTCTGGCAGAACTGTGAGCACCCGAGCATCAACAAGCAGGAGTGGAGCGGGCCGGAGGTCGAGCAGCTCAAGGCCATCGCAGCCAAGCACGGCCACCTGCAGTGGCAGAAGATCGCCAAGGAGCTGGGG ACCGGCCGCAGCGCCTTCCAGTGCCTGCAGAAGTACCAGCAGCACAACAGGGCTCTGAAGCGCAGGGAGTGGACCCCGGAGGAGGACCACCTGCTCACCCAGCTCGTGCAGGAGATGCGCGTCGGCAGCCACATCCCCTACCGGAGAA TTGTCTACTACATGGAAGGGAGAGACTCCATGCAGCTCATCTATCGGTGGACCAAGAGCTTGGATCCCAACCTGAAGAAGGGGCTCTGGGCCCCAGAGGAGGATGCG AAGTTGCTTCGAGCCGTCGCCAAGTACGGGGAGCAGGATTGGTTTAAAATCCGGGAAGAGGTGCCAGGTAGGAGCGATGCCCAGTGCCGAGATCG GTACCTCAGAAGGCTGCACTTCGGCCTGAAGAAGGGGCGATGGAGCGCAAAAGAGGAGGAGAAGTTGATGGAACTGATAGAAAAGTACGGCGTCG GTCACTGGGCAAAGATAGCTTCGGAACTACCCCATCGGACGGGCTCCCAGTGTCTGAGCAAGTGGAAAATCATGGTCAGG AAGAAGCAGAGTcgggggaggaggcggcggcggcggccccttCGCAGCGTGCGCTGGAGCTCCAGCAGCGAGGACGGCAGCGAtgggggcagcagcagcagcagcagcagcagcagcagcagcagggacagTGAGGGGTCGGAGCCAGAGGAAGCCCCAGAGGCCCGGGCGGGGGGCCAGGTGCTGCCCTCAGCACAGCACGCCGTGCCAGACATGGACCTGTGGGTGCCTGCCAGGCAGGGCACCAGTGGGCCGTgcgcggggggcgcctggggccGGCCGGGACGCCCtgctgcctcccccagccctcccaggGGCACCAGCGGGGTGGACGCTGGCCCAGCAGCTTGGCCCGCGGCCTCGGCTCCCGCACAGGAGGCAGGCCGGGCGCACGCCCCGTCGGGGACCCGCAGCTCCAGTGCGAGCGCCGTCGGCTGCCCGGGCTCAGCGGATGCTGCCCCCTCAGGCTCAGAGGTGCCGGCGGACGAG AGCGGGAGTCGTCTGCTCAGGGTGCCCCTGGAGACCGTGCTGCAGGTGCTGAGGACCAATACAGCCTACCGGTGCCGGACCCTG aagaagaaactgaggcagccaggcctgCTCGGCCCATCCGTGGGGGCCGGCCCCAGTGACCGCGCCGTAGCCGGGCCCTGCGTCCGGCAGCTGTGGCACAGGACGATCGGGAACAGGCAGCGATGGCGGGGACACTCCCTGCAGAGGAGGCTCCTTGAGCGCCAGCTCCTGATGGCTGTGAGCCCGTGGGTGGGCGACATCGTCCTGCCCTGCACTCCCCGAAGGCCTGCCGCGGCACACACCCGAG CCGATGGCATCAGGAAGCAGCTTCAGGACGCCCACCTGGCCAGCACCCCAGTGTTCACCCTCTTTATCCAG CTGTTCCAGATTGACACTGCTGGCTGCATGGAGGTCGTTCGAGAGAGGAAggcccagccccctgccctgctGCAGACTGGCACCCGGGACCCAGTGCCTGGGCTCCTACCG GTGCCTTCAAGTACCCGGAACGCTACAG GCCACAGCTTCCGGAGCGTGCCAGCCCGAGAAGCTGCGAAGCAGAGCGCCAGCCTCAAAGGGAGCAGGGGGCTGCAGCCCTGCCATGCCGAGTCCGGTCCGCGGGCGCCCCCACCTGCTCCGCGTGGTCCCCGGCCCAAGCCCAAGACTGTCTCCGAGCTGCTCCGGGAGAAGCGGCTGCGGGAGGCCCGGGCCAGGAAGGCCGCCCCGGGCGCTGTGGTCCTCCCCCCCCAGCTGCTGCTCTCCTCCCCACTGGCTCTCCAGCCCCGTCTCCCGGTGGCCCCCCACGGCCCCTCGGCTTCGGGCCTGGCTGTCACAGCCTCGGTGCTCTCCCGGCCTAGCGCCCCTGCCGCGACAGAGCCGTGCCCCTCCGGTTCTCGGGCCTCAGCCGAGGACGGAGGGCCCTCCACCCTGCCAGTCTTGGCCGGCGCCCTGGCCTCCACAGAGGCTGCCCCTGCTGCCTCCATGGTGCCGGTTCTGGGCCCCAGCCAGGTCCCCGTGAACTGCCATCGAGGTGGCCCGGGACAGTCTCAGGCCCCTGCCGCCACCCAGAAGCAGGGCTTGCCAGAGGCACCACCCTTTCTCCCTGTAGTCCCCAGCCCCTCTCAGCTGCCCGTCCAGCCCATCTGCCCGACGCCAGCTGTGGGCACACCCGAGAGGGGGCCACAGGTGGTGGCCGGCACCCCTCTGCCTGTCACCTGGGTGCTCACAGCCCAGGGGCTACTCCCCGTGCCCACCGTGGTGGGCCTTCCTGGGCCAGCAGGGACCTCTGACTCCAAGGGACTGTCAGTGGCTCTGTCGTCCTCCCTGCCTGGGACACAGATAGGCCAGGGTCCCGGGCTCCCCGGGCCGAACCACCCCTGGCAGCCCCCCACCAGCCGGGACACAGACTCAGATCCTCCCTCCAAGACAGACCCGCCGGGCCTTCCTATGCCCCACCAGTCTCAAGGTTCCATGGAGGTGGACAGAGACGGGGCCCACGGCCCGGCGGGGGGCTCCTTCCCTGGAGAGGCCCAAGTGGCCGGGGACACAGCTGTGTCTGGGGCACCCTCCCAAGCCACGCTCCTGGCTGACCACCCTGAAGCAAAGTCCCCCAGGCCCAGCCAGCCGCCTCTTCGAGGTGGCACCGGCCCTGGGAGTGGCCCAGGAGGGACAGCAGGGTCCACCTTGAGACCAGAGAGACTCGGGGAGCCTCTGGGCCTGGAgaggccacccccaccccggcctgggCCTGAGAGGGGTGCCCTGGACTTGGACCTCGTATCTCAGGAGGGTGAGGCGGTCGTGCGGGAGTGGCTGAGGGGACGGCGTGGGGTGAGCGTGCCCCCGCTGGGGGGAGGGCTGCCTTACCAGCCCCCCGCCCTGTGCAGCCTGCGGGCCCTGTCTGCACTCTTGCTCCAGAAGGCGGCCTTGGAGCGCAGAGCCGCCTCCCTCGTGCCGGGGGGCGCCGGAGCCCTGCACGCCTCGCTGGGACAGGTACGGAGGTGGCTCCGGGACAGCCCAGCCTACCTGCTGCTCAAGGCGCGGTTCCTGGCGGCCTTCACCCTCCCCGCGCTCCTGGCCACCCTGTCCCCCGATGGCGTTCCCACCACCCTGTCCGTAGCCACGAGGGCTGACCCCGAGAGCGAGGACGACCTGGGCCTGGAGGAGTCGGAGCTCACTGATGGCTGCTCCACGAGCGGTCCTCGGGCAGGGCCGGCCGCCGCCACCCCCATTCAG GGAGCCCCAGACCCTGGGGAgagctctgcctcttcctgcctAGACAGTTCTGACAACCTGGATGTGCTCAGAACCCGGCACTCCTGGCATGCCCggaagaggaggaggctggtGTGA
- the SNAPC4 gene encoding snRNA-activating protein complex subunit 4 isoform X1, which produces MDVDAEREKIAKEIEELERILDPSSSSISVEVSESGLALDSEADSLPEEDSDAAGSLASEEERWGEASNGEDDPKKTLPEDPETCLQLNMVYQEVIQERLAEVSLLLAQNREQQEEIMCDLAGSKGPKVKDGKSLPPNLYIGHFMKPYFKDRVTGVGPPANEDTREKAAQGIKAFEELLVTKWKNWEKALLRRSVVSDRLQRLLQPKLLKLEYLHQKRSRVTSEAERQVLEKQSREAEKEVRDIRELPEETLLGNRLDGHDWEKISNINFEGGRSAEEIRKFWQNCEHPSINKQEWSGPEVEQLKAIAAKHGHLQWQKIAKELGTGRSAFQCLQKYQQHNRALKRREWTPEEDHLLTQLVQEMRVGSHIPYRRIVYYMEGRDSMQLIYRWTKSLDPNLKKGLWAPEEDAKLLRAVAKYGEQDWFKIREEVPGRSDAQCRDRYLRRLHFGLKKGRWSAKEEEKLMELIEKYGVGHWAKIASELPHRTGSQCLSKWKIMVRKKQSRGRRRRRRPLRSVRWSSSSEDGSDGGSSSSSSSSSSSRDSEGSEPEEAPEARAGGQVLPSAQHAVPDMDLWVPARQGTSGPCAGGAWGRPGRPAASPSPPRGTSGVDAGPAAWPAASAPAQEAGRAHAPSGTRSSSASAVGCPGSADAAPSGSEVPADESGSRLLRVPLETVLQVLRTNTAYRCRTLKKKLRQPGLLGPSVGAGPSDRAVAGPCVRQLWHRTIGNRQRWRGHSLQRRLLERQLLMAVSPWVGDIVLPCTPRRPAAAHTRADGIRKQLQDAHLASTPVFTLFIQLFQIDTAGCMEVVRERKAQPPALLQTGTRDPVPGLLPVPSSTRNATGHSFRSVPAREAAKQSASLKGSRGLQPCHAESGPRAPPPAPRGPRPKPKTVSELLREKRLREARARKAAPGAVVLPPQLLLSSPLALQPRLPVAPHGPSASGLAVTASVLSRPSAPAATEPCPSGSRASAEDGGPSTLPVLAGALASTEAAPAASMVPVLGPSQVPVNCHRGGPGQSQAPAATQKQGLPEAPPFLPVVPSPSQLPVQPICPTPAVGTPERGPQVVAGTPLPVTWVLTAQGLLPVPTVVGLPGPAGTSDSKGLSVALSSSLPGTQIGQGPGLPGPNHPWQPPTSRDTDSDPPSKTDPPGLPMPHQSQGSMEVDRDGAHGPAGGSFPGEAQVAGDTAVSGAPSQATLLADHPEAKSPRPSQPPLRGGTGPGSGPGGTAGSTLRPERLGEPLGLERPPPPRPGPERGALDLDLVSQEGEAVVREWLRGRRGVSVPPLGGGLPYQPPALCSLRALSALLLQKAALERRAASLVPGGAGALHASLGQVRRWLRDSPAYLLLKARFLAAFTLPALLATLSPDGVPTTLSVATRADPESEDDLGLEESELTDGCSTSGPRAGPAAATPIQGAPDPGESSASSCLDSSDNLDVLRTRHSWHARKRRRLV; this is translated from the exons ATGGACGTGGACGCcgaaagagagaaaatagcaaAGGAGATTGAAGAATTAGAAAGGATCTTGGATCCCAGCTCCTCGAGTATCAGCGTGGAGGTCTCGGAGTCTGGTCTTGCACTGGATTCCGAAGCAG ACTCGCTGCCTGAAGAGGACTCGGACGCTGCTGGCTCCCTGGCCTCG gaagaggagaggtggggagaggccagcAATGGCGAGGACGACCCCAAGAAGACCCTCCCTGAAGACCCAGAGACCTGCCTGCAGCTGAACATGGTCTACCAGGAGGTCATCCAGGAGAGGCTGGCGGAGGTCAGCCTCCTGCTGGCCCAGAACCGGGAGCAGCAG GAGGAGATCATGTGTGACCTGGCAGGGTCCAAAGGCCCCAAGGTGAAAGACGGCAAGAGTCTGCCCCCGAATCTGTACATAGGGCACTTCATGAAGCCCTACTTCAAGGACAGGGTCACCGGAGTG GGGCCTCCAGCCAACGAAGACACGCGGGAGAAGGCCGCCCAGGGCATCAAGGCTTTCGAGGAGCTCCTGGTGACTAAGT GGAAAAACTGGGAGAAGGCCTTGCTCAGAAGGTCAGTGGTGAGCGACCGCCTACAGCGCCTGCTTCAGCCCAAGTTACTGAA GCTTGAATACTTGCACCAGAAACGGAGTAGGGTGACCagtgaggcagagaggcaggTCCTGGAGAAGCAGAGCAGAGAGGCGGAGAAGGAGGTCCGGGACATCCG GGAGCTCCCAGAGGAGACCTTGCTGGGGAACAGGCTGGACGGCCACGACTGGGAGAAGATCTCCAACATTAAC TTCGAGGGCGGCCGCAGTGCAGAGGAGATCCGGAAGTTCTGGCAGAACTGTGAGCACCCGAGCATCAACAAGCAGGAGTGGAGCGGGCCGGAGGTCGAGCAGCTCAAGGCCATCGCAGCCAAGCACGGCCACCTGCAGTGGCAGAAGATCGCCAAGGAGCTGGGG ACCGGCCGCAGCGCCTTCCAGTGCCTGCAGAAGTACCAGCAGCACAACAGGGCTCTGAAGCGCAGGGAGTGGACCCCGGAGGAGGACCACCTGCTCACCCAGCTCGTGCAGGAGATGCGCGTCGGCAGCCACATCCCCTACCGGAGAA TTGTCTACTACATGGAAGGGAGAGACTCCATGCAGCTCATCTATCGGTGGACCAAGAGCTTGGATCCCAACCTGAAGAAGGGGCTCTGGGCCCCAGAGGAGGATGCG AAGTTGCTTCGAGCCGTCGCCAAGTACGGGGAGCAGGATTGGTTTAAAATCCGGGAAGAGGTGCCAGGTAGGAGCGATGCCCAGTGCCGAGATCG GTACCTCAGAAGGCTGCACTTCGGCCTGAAGAAGGGGCGATGGAGCGCAAAAGAGGAGGAGAAGTTGATGGAACTGATAGAAAAGTACGGCGTCG GTCACTGGGCAAAGATAGCTTCGGAACTACCCCATCGGACGGGCTCCCAGTGTCTGAGCAAGTGGAAAATCATGGTCAGG AAGAAGCAGAGTcgggggaggaggcggcggcggcggccccttCGCAGCGTGCGCTGGAGCTCCAGCAGCGAGGACGGCAGCGAtgggggcagcagcagcagcagcagcagcagcagcagcagcagggacagTGAGGGGTCGGAGCCAGAGGAAGCCCCAGAGGCCCGGGCGGGGGGCCAGGTGCTGCCCTCAGCACAGCACGCCGTGCCAGACATGGACCTGTGGGTGCCTGCCAGGCAGGGCACCAGTGGGCCGTgcgcggggggcgcctggggccGGCCGGGACGCCCtgctgcctcccccagccctcccaggGGCACCAGCGGGGTGGACGCTGGCCCAGCAGCTTGGCCCGCGGCCTCGGCTCCCGCACAGGAGGCAGGCCGGGCGCACGCCCCGTCGGGGACCCGCAGCTCCAGTGCGAGCGCCGTCGGCTGCCCGGGCTCAGCGGATGCTGCCCCCTCAGGCTCAGAGGTGCCGGCGGACGAG AGCGGGAGTCGTCTGCTCAGGGTGCCCCTGGAGACCGTGCTGCAGGTGCTGAGGACCAATACAGCCTACCGGTGCCGGACCCTG aagaagaaactgaggcagccaggcctgCTCGGCCCATCCGTGGGGGCCGGCCCCAGTGACCGCGCCGTAGCCGGGCCCTGCGTCCGGCAGCTGTGGCACAGGACGATCGGGAACAGGCAGCGATGGCGGGGACACTCCCTGCAGAGGAGGCTCCTTGAGCGCCAGCTCCTGATGGCTGTGAGCCCGTGGGTGGGCGACATCGTCCTGCCCTGCACTCCCCGAAGGCCTGCCGCGGCACACACCCGAG CCGATGGCATCAGGAAGCAGCTTCAGGACGCCCACCTGGCCAGCACCCCAGTGTTCACCCTCTTTATCCAG CTGTTCCAGATTGACACTGCTGGCTGCATGGAGGTCGTTCGAGAGAGGAAggcccagccccctgccctgctGCAGACTGGCACCCGGGACCCAGTGCCTGGGCTCCTACCG GTGCCTTCAAGTACCCGGAACGCTACAG GCCACAGCTTCCGGAGCGTGCCAGCCCGAGAAGCTGCGAAGCAGAGCGCCAGCCTCAAAGGGAGCAGGGGGCTGCAGCCCTGCCATGCCGAGTCCGGTCCGCGGGCGCCCCCACCTGCTCCGCGTGGTCCCCGGCCCAAGCCCAAGACTGTCTCCGAGCTGCTCCGGGAGAAGCGGCTGCGGGAGGCCCGGGCCAGGAAGGCCGCCCCGGGCGCTGTGGTCCTCCCCCCCCAGCTGCTGCTCTCCTCCCCACTGGCTCTCCAGCCCCGTCTCCCGGTGGCCCCCCACGGCCCCTCGGCTTCGGGCCTGGCTGTCACAGCCTCGGTGCTCTCCCGGCCTAGCGCCCCTGCCGCGACAGAGCCGTGCCCCTCCGGTTCTCGGGCCTCAGCCGAGGACGGAGGGCCCTCCACCCTGCCAGTCTTGGCCGGCGCCCTGGCCTCCACAGAGGCTGCCCCTGCTGCCTCCATGGTGCCGGTTCTGGGCCCCAGCCAGGTCCCCGTGAACTGCCATCGAGGTGGCCCGGGACAGTCTCAGGCCCCTGCCGCCACCCAGAAGCAGGGCTTGCCAGAGGCACCACCCTTTCTCCCTGTAGTCCCCAGCCCCTCTCAGCTGCCCGTCCAGCCCATCTGCCCGACGCCAGCTGTGGGCACACCCGAGAGGGGGCCACAGGTGGTGGCCGGCACCCCTCTGCCTGTCACCTGGGTGCTCACAGCCCAGGGGCTACTCCCCGTGCCCACCGTGGTGGGCCTTCCTGGGCCAGCAGGGACCTCTGACTCCAAGGGACTGTCAGTGGCTCTGTCGTCCTCCCTGCCTGGGACACAGATAGGCCAGGGTCCCGGGCTCCCCGGGCCGAACCACCCCTGGCAGCCCCCCACCAGCCGGGACACAGACTCAGATCCTCCCTCCAAGACAGACCCGCCGGGCCTTCCTATGCCCCACCAGTCTCAAGGTTCCATGGAGGTGGACAGAGACGGGGCCCACGGCCCGGCGGGGGGCTCCTTCCCTGGAGAGGCCCAAGTGGCCGGGGACACAGCTGTGTCTGGGGCACCCTCCCAAGCCACGCTCCTGGCTGACCACCCTGAAGCAAAGTCCCCCAGGCCCAGCCAGCCGCCTCTTCGAGGTGGCACCGGCCCTGGGAGTGGCCCAGGAGGGACAGCAGGGTCCACCTTGAGACCAGAGAGACTCGGGGAGCCTCTGGGCCTGGAgaggccacccccaccccggcctgggCCTGAGAGGGGTGCCCTGGACTTGGACCTCGTATCTCAGGAGGGTGAGGCGGTCGTGCGGGAGTGGCTGAGGGGACGGCGTGGGGTGAGCGTGCCCCCGCTGGGGGGAGGGCTGCCTTACCAGCCCCCCGCCCTGTGCAGCCTGCGGGCCCTGTCTGCACTCTTGCTCCAGAAGGCGGCCTTGGAGCGCAGAGCCGCCTCCCTCGTGCCGGGGGGCGCCGGAGCCCTGCACGCCTCGCTGGGACAGGTACGGAGGTGGCTCCGGGACAGCCCAGCCTACCTGCTGCTCAAGGCGCGGTTCCTGGCGGCCTTCACCCTCCCCGCGCTCCTGGCCACCCTGTCCCCCGATGGCGTTCCCACCACCCTGTCCGTAGCCACGAGGGCTGACCCCGAGAGCGAGGACGACCTGGGCCTGGAGGAGTCGGAGCTCACTGATGGCTGCTCCACGAGCGGTCCTCGGGCAGGGCCGGCCGCCGCCACCCCCATTCAG GGAGCCCCAGACCCTGGGGAgagctctgcctcttcctgcctAGACAGTTCTGACAACCTGGATGTGCTCAGAACCCGGCACTCCTGGCATGCCCggaagaggaggaggctggtGTGA